Proteins encoded in a region of the Pseudomonas putida genome:
- a CDS encoding Na+/H+ antiporter family protein gives MNAVIAAVGIMLILSLSRVHVVIALIIGALVGGLVGGLGVEGTLKAFNGGLGGGATVALSYALLGAFAVAIAKSGLAHALADRALVMIDRQGHAHGGKVKWLMIGLMLVVAVSSQNILPIHIAFIPLLVPPLLYVLTRLRIDRRLIACVITFGLITPYMFLPVGFGNIFLNEILLANVARAGVDVSGVNVTHAMAIPAAGMLVGLLLAVFISYRKKRDYDLARIEQVEQVSVQYNPLTLLVAGLAIAAAFIVQLLLDSMIIGAMVGFLIFSLSGIVKWKDTDDLFTEGMKMMAMIGFIMIAASGFADVMKATGEVKSLVETSAQWIDHSKGIGALLMLLVGLLVTMGIGSSFSTVPILAAIFVPLCVQLGFDPLATVCIVGTAGALGDAGSPASDSTLGPTSGLNVDGQHHHIWDTVVPTFIHYNLPLLAFGWLAAMTL, from the coding sequence ATGAATGCAGTGATCGCCGCGGTCGGCATCATGCTGATACTCAGCCTGTCCCGCGTGCACGTGGTCATCGCCCTGATCATCGGCGCCCTGGTCGGTGGGCTGGTGGGTGGCCTGGGTGTCGAAGGCACGCTCAAGGCCTTCAACGGTGGCCTCGGCGGTGGCGCCACGGTGGCGTTGTCCTATGCACTGCTGGGCGCCTTTGCCGTGGCCATCGCCAAGTCTGGTCTGGCCCATGCCCTGGCCGATCGCGCCCTGGTCATGATCGACCGCCAGGGCCATGCCCATGGCGGCAAGGTCAAATGGCTGATGATCGGCCTGATGCTGGTGGTGGCCGTGTCGTCGCAGAACATCCTGCCCATCCACATTGCCTTCATCCCGTTGCTGGTGCCGCCGCTGCTGTACGTGCTGACGCGCCTGCGCATCGACCGCCGGTTGATCGCCTGTGTGATCACCTTTGGTCTGATCACGCCGTACATGTTCCTGCCGGTGGGTTTCGGCAACATCTTCCTCAACGAAATCCTGCTGGCCAACGTCGCCCGCGCGGGTGTCGACGTGAGTGGCGTCAATGTCACCCACGCCATGGCCATCCCAGCTGCCGGTATGCTCGTCGGCCTGTTGCTGGCGGTGTTCATCAGCTATCGCAAAAAGCGTGACTACGACCTGGCGCGTATCGAACAGGTGGAACAGGTGAGCGTGCAGTACAACCCGCTGACCTTGCTGGTGGCCGGGTTGGCGATCGCTGCTGCCTTTATCGTTCAGTTGCTGTTGGACTCGATGATCATCGGTGCCATGGTTGGCTTCCTGATCTTCTCGCTGTCAGGCATCGTCAAGTGGAAGGATACCGACGACCTGTTCACCGAAGGCATGAAGATGATGGCCATGATTGGTTTCATCATGATTGCCGCGTCCGGTTTTGCCGACGTGATGAAGGCTACCGGTGAGGTGAAGAGCCTGGTGGAAACCTCGGCCCAATGGATCGACCACAGCAAGGGCATCGGCGCCTTGCTGATGCTGTTGGTGGGCTTGCTGGTGACCATGGGGATCGGCTCGTCGTTCTCCACTGTGCCGATCCTGGCCGCGATCTTCGTGCCGCTGTGCGTGCAACTGGGCTTCGACCCGCTAGCCACGGTGTGCATCGTCGGTACTGCCGGTGCGCTGGGGGATGCGGGTTCACCGGCCTCGGACTCGACCCTGGGGCCGACCTCGGGCCTGAACGTGGATGGCCAGCACCACCATATCTGGGACACGGTGGTGCCGACCTTCATCCACTACAACCTGCCGTTGCTGGCGTTCGGCTGGTTGGCGGCAATGACCTTGTAA
- a CDS encoding FecR domain-containing protein encodes MNHDRLNPSPDDAITDAAAHWCMRLHAEDCTAAEREAFARWQAADPRHAEEYQAMLEIWQTADLLPRNATVIDFNPPAKQAARPRNWRPLASAAAIALAVLPLAGWMGWEQGWLPNHYQHFEASDRMQTVELSDGSTVQLNLNTELTYLNYKDQRQVTLKRGEAFFKVQHDSSHPFIVRAGRGQTRVTGTQFNVWRYQDQVKVTLVEGSVLVSSDGSAGGYRLGPGMQASYHKGDFEPQLEQSDDYGNSLAWRSGKLVLDNLSLEQALPVINRYLDAPLQLADASTGRIRISGIYNTREVGRLVNNLPKVLPVYLTRSKDGSTVLNRISPPPDKG; translated from the coding sequence ATGAACCACGACCGCCTCAATCCCAGCCCAGACGATGCCATCACCGACGCCGCCGCGCACTGGTGCATGCGCCTGCACGCCGAAGATTGCACGGCGGCCGAGCGCGAGGCATTCGCCCGCTGGCAGGCGGCCGACCCACGGCATGCCGAGGAATACCAGGCGATGCTGGAAATCTGGCAAACCGCCGACTTGCTGCCGCGCAACGCCACCGTCATCGACTTCAACCCGCCCGCCAAGCAAGCCGCACGCCCGCGCAACTGGCGGCCGCTGGCGTCTGCGGCGGCGATTGCCCTGGCAGTGCTGCCACTGGCAGGCTGGATGGGGTGGGAGCAGGGTTGGCTGCCCAACCATTACCAACACTTCGAAGCCAGTGACCGCATGCAGACGGTGGAGCTGAGCGACGGCAGCACGGTGCAGCTCAACCTCAACACCGAGCTCACCTACCTCAACTACAAAGACCAGCGCCAGGTCACGCTCAAGCGCGGCGAGGCGTTCTTCAAGGTGCAGCACGACAGCAGCCACCCGTTCATCGTGCGTGCCGGCCGTGGCCAAACCCGGGTCACCGGCACCCAGTTCAACGTGTGGAGGTACCAGGACCAGGTCAAGGTTACCCTGGTGGAAGGCTCGGTGCTGGTGTCCAGCGATGGCAGCGCCGGCGGCTATCGCCTCGGCCCTGGCATGCAGGCCAGCTACCACAAGGGCGACTTCGAGCCACAACTGGAGCAGAGCGACGACTACGGCAACAGCCTGGCCTGGCGCAGCGGCAAGTTGGTGCTCGACAACTTGAGCCTGGAACAAGCGCTGCCGGTGATCAACCGCTACCTCGACGCACCGCTGCAGCTGGCCGACGCCAGTACCGGTCGCATTCGCATCAGCGGTATCTACAACACCCGTGAAGTGGGGCGCCTGGTCAACAACCTGCCCAAGGTGCTGCCGGTCTACCTGACCCGCAGCAAGGACGGCAGCACCGTGCTAAACCGCATCTCGCCGCCCCCCGACAAGGGCTGA
- a CDS encoding acyl-CoA dehydrogenase C-terminal domain-containing protein has product MTTYSAPLRDMRFVLHDVFNAPALWARLPALAERIDADTADAILEEAAKVTAQLIAPLSRNGDEQGVHFDAGVVTTPGGFREAWNTYREGGWVGLGGNPEYGGMGMPKMLGVLFEEMLYAADCSFSLYSALSAGSCLAIDAHASETLKATYLPPLYEGRWAGTMCLTEPHAGTDLGLIRTRAEPQADGSYRISGSKIFITGGEQDLTENIVHLVLAKLPDAPAGAKGISLFLVPKYRVEANGQLGARNAAHCGSIEHKMGIKASATCVMNFDGAFGYLVGEPNKGLAAMFTMMNYERLSIGIQGIGCAEASYQSAARYANERLQSRAASGPQAQDKAADPIIHHGDVRRMLLTMRTLTEGGRAFAAYVGQQLDLARYAEDAGEREHAQRLVALLTPVAKAFFTDNGLESCVLGQQVYGGHGYIREWGQEQRVRDVRIAQIYEGTNGIQALDLLGRKVLADGGQALASFAAEVRAFSVDAPLHREALQASLARLEATSAWLRARAGADANLVSAVAVEYLQLFGLTAYAYMWARMAAVALAKRDEDETFHGAKLACAAFFYQRVLPRGLGLEASIRAGSDSLYGLEAAQF; this is encoded by the coding sequence ATGACTACCTATTCCGCCCCCCTGCGTGACATGCGCTTCGTCCTGCATGACGTATTCAACGCCCCGGCCCTGTGGGCCCGCCTGCCCGCCCTGGCCGAGCGCATCGACGCCGATACCGCCGACGCCATCCTCGAGGAAGCCGCCAAAGTCACCGCCCAGTTGATCGCCCCGCTCAGCCGCAACGGTGACGAGCAAGGCGTGCACTTCGACGCAGGCGTGGTTACCACCCCCGGCGGCTTCCGCGAGGCTTGGAACACCTACCGCGAAGGTGGCTGGGTCGGCCTGGGTGGCAACCCGGAATACGGCGGCATGGGCATGCCGAAGATGCTCGGCGTGCTGTTCGAGGAAATGCTCTACGCCGCCGACTGCAGCTTCAGCCTGTATTCGGCGTTGAGCGCCGGCAGCTGCCTGGCAATCGATGCCCACGCCAGCGAAACGCTCAAGGCCACTTACCTGCCGCCCCTGTACGAAGGCCGTTGGGCCGGCACCATGTGCCTGACCGAACCCCATGCCGGCACCGACCTGGGGCTGATCCGAACCCGCGCCGAACCCCAAGCCGATGGCAGTTACCGCATCAGCGGCAGCAAAATCTTCATCACCGGTGGCGAGCAGGACCTGACCGAGAACATCGTCCACCTGGTGCTGGCCAAGCTGCCCGACGCACCCGCCGGCGCCAAGGGCATCTCGCTGTTTCTGGTGCCCAAGTACCGGGTCGAGGCCAATGGCCAGCTAGGCGCGCGTAACGCCGCCCACTGCGGCTCGATCGAGCACAAGATGGGCATCAAGGCCTCGGCGACCTGTGTAATGAATTTCGATGGTGCCTTCGGTTACCTGGTGGGCGAACCCAACAAAGGTTTGGCGGCGATGTTCACCATGATGAACTACGAGCGCCTGTCCATCGGCATACAAGGCATCGGCTGCGCCGAGGCGTCCTACCAGAGCGCCGCCCGCTACGCCAACGAGCGCCTGCAGAGCCGCGCCGCTAGCGGCCCACAGGCGCAGGACAAGGCTGCCGACCCGATCATCCACCACGGCGATGTACGGCGCATGCTGCTGACCATGCGCACCCTCACCGAAGGTGGCCGGGCGTTCGCCGCCTACGTTGGCCAACAGTTGGACCTGGCGCGCTATGCCGAAGACGCCGGCGAGCGCGAACATGCCCAGCGCCTGGTGGCGCTGCTGACACCAGTGGCCAAGGCATTCTTCACCGACAACGGCCTGGAAAGCTGCGTGCTGGGCCAGCAAGTGTACGGCGGCCACGGCTACATCCGCGAATGGGGCCAGGAGCAGCGAGTGCGCGACGTGCGCATTGCGCAAATCTATGAAGGCACCAACGGTATTCAGGCTCTTGATCTGCTCGGGCGCAAAGTGCTGGCCGACGGCGGTCAGGCGTTGGCCAGCTTTGCCGCCGAAGTACGAGCGTTCAGTGTGGATGCGCCATTGCACCGCGAGGCACTGCAGGCAAGCTTGGCGCGGTTGGAGGCTACCAGCGCCTGGCTACGGGCGCGGGCCGGCGCGGATGCCAACCTGGTCAGCGCAGTGGCAGTCGAGTATCTGCAACTGTTCGGGCTTACCGCATATGCCTATATGTGGGCGCGAATGGCGGCGGTGGCGTTGGCCAAGCGTGATGAGGACGAAACGTTTCATGGGGCCAAGCTTGCGTGTGCGGCGTTCTTCTACCAGCGGGTATTGCCGCGCGGGTTAGGGCTGGAGGCCAGCATCAGAGCGGGCAGCGACAGCCTTTATGGGTTGGAGGCAGCACAGTTCTGA
- a CDS encoding acyl-CoA synthetase — translation MSIYAQGLMPAAVNHVALTPLSFIERTAAVYGNYPAVIHGAIRRNWQETYQRCLRLASALAGRGIGRGDTVAVMLPNTPAMLEAHFGVPMIGAVLNTLNVRLDAEAIAFMLQHGEAKVLITDREFHAVIEAALALLEHPPLVIDVDDPEYGEGRAVSELDYEALLAEGDPDFAWEWPDDEWQAISLNYTSGTTGNPKGVVYHHRGAYLNALGNQMTWAMGHRPVYLWTLPMFHCNGWCYPWTITALAGTHVFLRRVDPQKILTLIREHRVSHLCGAPIVLNALVNMPEAAKAAIEHPVQAMVAGAAPPAKVIGAVEEMGIKVTHTYGLTEVYGPVTVCAWHDEWDALSLDERARIKSRQGVRYPTLDGLMVADPQTLQPVPRDGNTLGEIFMRGNTVMKGYLKNPEATAEAFRGGWFHTGDLAVWHADGYVEIKDRLKDIIISGGENISTIEVEDALYKHPAVLEAAVVARPDEKWGETPCAFVALKPGREDTRETDITSWCREHLAGFKVPKTVVFGELPKTSTGKIQKYVLRDRAKAL, via the coding sequence ATGTCGATCTATGCCCAGGGCCTGATGCCCGCTGCCGTCAACCATGTCGCCCTCACCCCGCTGAGCTTCATCGAACGCACCGCCGCCGTATACGGCAATTACCCGGCCGTCATCCACGGCGCCATCCGCCGCAACTGGCAGGAAACCTACCAACGCTGCCTGCGCCTGGCCAGTGCCCTGGCTGGCCGTGGCATCGGCCGTGGCGACACTGTGGCAGTGATGCTACCCAACACCCCGGCCATGCTTGAGGCGCACTTCGGCGTACCCATGATCGGTGCCGTGCTCAATACCTTGAACGTGCGCCTGGATGCCGAGGCCATCGCCTTCATGCTGCAGCACGGCGAGGCCAAGGTGCTGATCACCGACCGCGAGTTCCATGCCGTCATCGAAGCAGCCCTGGCGCTGCTCGAACACCCGCCGCTGGTGATTGATGTGGATGACCCGGAGTATGGCGAGGGCCGCGCTGTCAGCGAGCTGGACTATGAAGCCCTGCTTGCCGAAGGGGACCCGGACTTTGCCTGGGAATGGCCCGATGACGAGTGGCAGGCCATTTCGCTGAACTACACCTCCGGCACCACCGGCAACCCCAAGGGCGTGGTCTACCACCACCGCGGCGCTTACCTGAACGCACTGGGCAACCAGATGACCTGGGCCATGGGGCACCGCCCGGTTTACCTGTGGACCCTGCCAATGTTCCACTGCAACGGCTGGTGCTACCCCTGGACCATCACCGCGCTGGCCGGCACCCATGTGTTCCTGCGTCGGGTCGACCCGCAGAAAATCCTCACCCTGATCCGCGAGCACCGGGTCAGCCACCTGTGCGGGGCGCCAATCGTGCTCAACGCCCTGGTCAACATGCCCGAAGCCGCCAAGGCAGCCATCGAGCACCCGGTGCAGGCCATGGTCGCCGGTGCCGCGCCGCCGGCCAAGGTGATTGGCGCCGTGGAGGAAATGGGCATCAAGGTCACCCACACCTACGGCCTGACCGAGGTCTACGGCCCGGTGACCGTGTGTGCCTGGCATGACGAATGGGATGCGCTGTCGCTGGACGAGCGTGCGCGGATCAAGTCGCGCCAGGGCGTACGCTACCCAACCCTCGACGGCCTGATGGTCGCCGACCCGCAAACCCTCCAGCCGGTGCCGCGCGACGGCAACACCCTGGGCGAAATTTTCATGCGCGGCAATACCGTGATGAAGGGCTACCTGAAAAACCCTGAAGCCACCGCCGAAGCCTTCCGTGGCGGCTGGTTCCACACCGGCGACCTGGCCGTATGGCATGCCGACGGATATGTCGAAATCAAGGACCGGCTCAAGGACATCATCATTTCCGGTGGCGAGAACATTTCCACCATCGAGGTCGAAGACGCCCTCTACAAGCACCCGGCTGTACTGGAAGCCGCCGTGGTGGCACGCCCGGATGAAAAGTGGGGCGAAACGCCGTGCGCCTTCGTTGCCCTCAAGCCGGGCCGGGAAGACACCCGCGAGACCGATATCACCAGTTGGTGCCGCGAGCACCTGGCCGGGTTCAAGGTGCCGAAGACCGTGGTGTTTGGTGAGCTGCCCAAAACCTCCACCGGCAAGATCCAGAAGTACGTGCTGCGCGACCGGGCCAAGGCCCTCTGA
- a CDS encoding sensor histidine kinase produces the protein MHNTAYPLLAKDPQPSLLLASDASPLALNPALQAWVAEGPALVHWLPANCAALVRACLRQHRAISDVEVQVGERIVLWTFMPDDQGQQVLGRCRDASEERHGAREASRARRLYRLIIENTTDLISRHSPDGRFLDASPAAFRLLGLWPEQLRGMPVHTLLHPRERRQVLRQAAAALDQDGYHTMTCRVRQAAGGYRWFEIASRAIRETYTGAVVEVVSVSRDITLRIEAQESLAHSARLATLGELASGIAHEINQPLAAVVNYANASQRYLQGLERDPQARERVGQGLQRISEQATHAAEVIRRLRAFLRKGPRRLQALDVAEVAGEAMRLCAWEAARDQVQVELRISAQLPSVYADRVLLEQVLLNLLRNAIDANRELHGEKPSRILLGATRDGEGVLVEVADQGPGVSPECLDEIFTPFTTSKADGLGLGLSMSRSLIEGFGGNLWARAGVDGGLVLCCRLAVSRG, from the coding sequence GTGCATAACACTGCCTACCCCTTGCTCGCCAAAGACCCACAACCCAGCCTGTTGCTGGCCAGCGATGCCAGCCCGCTGGCGCTCAACCCAGCCCTGCAGGCCTGGGTTGCCGAAGGCCCGGCGCTGGTCCATTGGCTGCCGGCCAACTGTGCCGCCCTGGTGCGTGCCTGCCTGCGCCAGCATCGGGCGATCAGCGATGTCGAAGTGCAGGTCGGCGAGCGCATCGTGCTGTGGACGTTCATGCCGGATGACCAGGGCCAACAGGTGCTGGGCCGCTGTCGTGATGCCAGTGAAGAACGCCACGGTGCACGTGAAGCCAGCCGCGCCCGGCGCCTGTACCGGCTGATCATCGAAAACACCACCGACCTGATTTCCCGGCACAGCCCCGATGGCCGTTTTCTCGATGCTTCACCGGCAGCATTTCGCCTGCTCGGCCTGTGGCCCGAGCAACTGCGCGGCATGCCCGTGCACACCCTGCTGCACCCGCGTGAACGGCGCCAGGTACTGCGCCAGGCCGCTGCCGCGCTGGACCAGGACGGCTACCACACCATGACCTGCCGGGTGCGTCAGGCCGCTGGCGGCTACCGCTGGTTCGAAATCGCCAGCCGGGCGATCCGCGAGACCTACACCGGCGCGGTGGTTGAGGTGGTCAGTGTGTCCCGTGACATCACCTTGCGCATCGAAGCGCAGGAAAGCCTGGCACACAGTGCCCGCCTGGCCACCCTGGGCGAACTGGCTTCGGGCATTGCCCATGAGATCAACCAGCCGCTGGCTGCGGTGGTTAACTACGCCAACGCCAGCCAGCGTTACTTGCAGGGACTGGAGCGCGACCCGCAAGCCCGCGAGCGGGTAGGCCAGGGCCTGCAGCGCATCAGCGAGCAGGCCACTCATGCCGCCGAAGTGATCCGCCGCCTGCGCGCCTTTCTACGCAAGGGACCGCGACGCCTGCAGGCACTGGACGTGGCCGAGGTGGCCGGCGAAGCCATGCGCCTGTGCGCCTGGGAAGCCGCGCGTGACCAGGTGCAGGTCGAGCTGCGCATCAGCGCGCAACTGCCCTCGGTGTATGCCGACCGGGTGTTGCTTGAACAGGTGCTGCTCAACCTGTTGCGCAATGCCATCGATGCCAACCGCGAGCTGCACGGGGAAAAACCGTCACGTATCCTGCTCGGCGCCACCCGCGATGGCGAGGGTGTGCTCGTCGAGGTCGCCGACCAGGGCCCGGGCGTATCGCCCGAGTGCCTGGATGAAATCTTCACGCCGTTCACCACCAGCAAAGCCGACGGCCTGGGCCTGGGCTTGAGTATGAGCCGCAGCCTGATCGAAGGCTTTGGTGGCAACCTGTGGGCGCGGGCGGGTGTCGACGGCGGTTTGGTACTGTGCTGCCGGCTGGCGGTCAGCAGGGGTTAG
- a CDS encoding response regulator transcription factor, which translates to MQAKVYVVDDDQGMRDSTVWLLQSVGLQALPFASGQAFLDACVNDAPACVLLDVRMPGLGGLAVQQAMSERGLMLPVIFVSGHADVPIVVRAFKAGACDFIEKPYNDQLLLDSVQAALEHAARARQGDQALAMVQVRIDGLTPRERDVFVPLVQGLSNREIAEQLGISVKTVDLYRGRVMKRLQAASLAELVGMAIACGAVEALGLQAR; encoded by the coding sequence GTGCAAGCGAAAGTGTATGTGGTCGATGACGACCAGGGTATGCGCGACTCGACGGTGTGGCTGCTGCAGTCGGTGGGCCTGCAAGCCTTGCCGTTTGCCAGCGGGCAGGCATTTCTCGACGCCTGCGTGAACGATGCGCCCGCGTGTGTGTTGTTGGACGTGCGCATGCCGGGGTTGGGCGGGTTGGCCGTGCAGCAGGCGATGAGTGAGCGTGGCCTGATGTTGCCGGTGATCTTCGTCAGCGGCCATGCCGATGTGCCGATCGTGGTGCGGGCGTTCAAGGCGGGTGCCTGCGACTTCATCGAAAAGCCCTACAACGACCAGTTGCTGCTCGACAGTGTGCAGGCCGCACTGGAGCACGCCGCGCGGGCACGCCAGGGCGACCAGGCGCTGGCCATGGTGCAGGTGCGCATCGACGGCCTCACACCGCGTGAGCGTGACGTGTTCGTGCCACTGGTCCAAGGGTTGAGCAACCGCGAGATTGCTGAGCAGTTGGGCATCAGCGTGAAGACCGTGGACCTGTATCGGGGGCGGGTGATGAAACGCTTGCAGGCGGCTAGCCTGGCGGAGCTGGTAGGCATGGCGATTGCCTGCGGGGCGGTCGAGGCGTTGGGCCTGCAAGCGCGCTAG
- a CDS encoding MarR family winged helix-turn-helix transcriptional regulator, protein MAHFSPENFQTCAIGMLLGRAAILKDRILDWHLESEGVTAAQFKVLIIVTQYQVDTPAELCRYLGLDSGSMTRMLDRLEQKELIVRNRCADDRRLVRLALTADGQRLADRLPEIGAAAMNELCGVLAPEELKTLEGLLAKVLLGAGDPLTIRRFGDR, encoded by the coding sequence ATGGCCCATTTCTCTCCCGAAAACTTCCAGACCTGCGCCATCGGCATGTTGCTTGGCCGTGCGGCGATCCTGAAGGACCGCATTCTCGACTGGCACCTCGAATCAGAGGGCGTCACCGCCGCGCAGTTCAAGGTGTTGATCATCGTCACCCAGTACCAGGTGGATACCCCGGCCGAGTTGTGCCGCTACTTGGGCCTGGACAGCGGTTCGATGACCCGCATGCTCGACCGCCTCGAGCAGAAGGAGCTGATCGTGCGCAACCGTTGCGCCGACGACCGGCGCTTGGTGCGCCTGGCGCTCACGGCCGACGGCCAGCGTCTGGCCGACCGCCTGCCAGAAATAGGCGCCGCCGCGATGAACGAGTTGTGCGGCGTGCTGGCACCTGAAGAGCTCAAGACCCTGGAAGGCCTGCTGGCCAAGGTGCTGCTCGGTGCTGGCGACCCGTTGACGATCCGCCGTTTCGGCGACCGTTGA
- a CDS encoding HlyD family efflux transporter periplasmic adaptor subunit, with protein sequence MATPADTPTPSAEPSRKRKAWLLGLLLLLILGGIGTWAWYSLVGRWHESTDDAYVNGNVVEITPLVTGTVTSIGADDGDLVHAGQVLLQFDPADSEVALQSAEAKLARSVRQVRGLYSNVDSLKAQLETRQAELRKAQQDFNRRKVLADSGAIAAEELSHARDDLSVAQAAVNSARQQLSTSSALVDDTVVSSHPEVMAAAADLRQAYLDHARTTLVAPVTGYVAKRTVQLGQRLQPGTATMAVIPLDQVWIDANFKETQLRDMRIGQPVEISADLYGSEVKYSGTVDSLGAGTGSAFALLPAQNATGNWIKIVQRVPVRIHLSPDQLKDHPLRIGLSTVVEVDLHDQSGPTLAQQPPQQASYTTQVYDRQLVEADNLIAQLIHENSAPGKTAQR encoded by the coding sequence ATGGCCACTCCCGCAGACACCCCGACTCCCTCCGCCGAGCCCTCGCGCAAGCGCAAGGCCTGGCTGCTTGGCCTGCTGTTGCTGCTGATACTTGGTGGTATCGGCACGTGGGCCTGGTACAGCCTGGTCGGCCGCTGGCACGAAAGCACCGACGATGCCTACGTCAATGGCAACGTCGTGGAAATCACCCCACTGGTCACCGGCACTGTGACCAGCATCGGAGCCGATGACGGCGACCTGGTCCATGCCGGCCAGGTGTTGCTGCAATTCGACCCAGCCGACAGCGAGGTGGCCTTGCAGTCCGCCGAAGCCAAGCTGGCGCGCAGTGTGCGCCAGGTCCGCGGGCTGTACAGCAACGTCGACTCGCTCAAGGCCCAGCTGGAAACGCGCCAGGCCGAACTGCGCAAGGCGCAGCAGGACTTCAACCGGCGCAAGGTGCTGGCCGACAGCGGTGCGATTGCCGCAGAAGAGCTGTCCCATGCCCGCGACGACTTGAGCGTGGCCCAGGCCGCCGTCAACAGTGCACGCCAGCAACTCAGCACCAGCAGCGCGCTGGTCGACGACACCGTGGTGTCCTCGCACCCCGAGGTGATGGCTGCCGCAGCCGACTTGCGCCAGGCCTACCTCGACCACGCCCGCACCACCCTGGTTGCGCCGGTCACCGGCTATGTCGCCAAGCGCACCGTGCAGCTGGGCCAGCGCCTGCAGCCGGGCACCGCGACCATGGCGGTAATCCCGCTGGACCAGGTGTGGATCGACGCCAACTTCAAGGAAACCCAGCTGCGTGACATGCGCATTGGCCAGCCCGTGGAAATCAGCGCTGACCTGTACGGCAGCGAGGTCAAGTACAGCGGCACGGTCGACAGCCTTGGCGCGGGTACTGGCAGTGCCTTTGCCTTGCTGCCGGCGCAGAACGCCACCGGTAACTGGATCAAGATCGTCCAGCGTGTACCCGTGCGTATCCACCTCAGCCCCGACCAGCTCAAGGACCACCCGCTGCGGATCGGCCTGTCCACCGTGGTGGAAGTCGACCTGCACGACCAGAGCGGCCCGACCCTGGCCCAGCAGCCACCGCAGCAGGCCAGTTACACCACCCAGGTGTATGACCGCCAGCTGGTCGAAGCCGATAACCTGATTGCTCAGCTGATTCACGAAAACAGCGCTCCCGGCAAGACGGCGCAGCGATGA